Proteins encoded in a region of the Candidatus Aegiribacteria sp. genome:
- a CDS encoding 4Fe-4S binding protein: protein KPRIGVFVCHCGTNIGSIVDVPAVTAYAKTLPDVVYAGENLFTCSQDTQEIIKELIDEYKLNRVVVSSCSPSTHEPLFQETIREAGLNPYLFNMANIRNQCSWVHRAEPAKATEKAKILTRIAVGKARLLKALHTVALDVTQKGLVVGGGLAGMTAALSIADQGYEVALVERDKVLGGNLRSLTKRPDGRNVAEYLDELIKRIEEHPRLTVYLNSTVSAIDGYIGNYLTSIEKSDTGETEEYEHGIIIITTGAVEMTPDSYLYGDENVLTQLELESDLEENEKKYSKLKSVVMIQCVGSRDDDHPYCSRVCCTQAVKNAIRLKELNQKMNVYILYRDIRTYGFNEEYYQQARNMGVIFIRYEDDNKPIVKYVKDGENKKIAVSVRDHVLDTEIEIAPDRIILAAAMKPQEDAEKLSQMLKIPLNEDRFFMEAHVKLRPVDFSAEGIFLAGLAHSPKNMDETVSQAKAAAERACIIISSDKYLSVANIASVDPDVCIGCGMCVSVCPYSAPGLIWKNGRQVCSINTALCKGCGSCSTVCPSGAMEQLGYSEEQTLEMVNFSLVNL, encoded by the coding sequence AAAGCCAAGGATCGGTGTGTTCGTCTGCCATTGCGGAACCAATATTGGAAGTATCGTTGATGTTCCCGCTGTCACAGCCTACGCGAAGACACTGCCGGATGTTGTGTACGCGGGAGAGAATCTTTTCACCTGTTCCCAGGATACACAGGAAATTATTAAGGAACTGATAGACGAATACAAACTCAACCGAGTGGTCGTTTCCTCATGTTCCCCCAGCACGCATGAACCGCTTTTCCAGGAAACCATCAGGGAAGCCGGTTTGAATCCCTATCTGTTCAACATGGCCAACATAAGGAATCAGTGCAGCTGGGTTCACCGCGCGGAACCTGCGAAAGCGACTGAAAAAGCGAAGATCCTGACAAGAATAGCGGTGGGAAAAGCGCGGTTATTGAAGGCGCTTCATACCGTTGCGCTGGATGTCACTCAAAAGGGGCTGGTTGTTGGCGGAGGCCTTGCCGGCATGACGGCAGCATTATCCATAGCGGACCAGGGCTATGAAGTTGCTCTTGTTGAAAGAGATAAAGTTCTCGGCGGCAATCTCAGAAGTCTTACGAAGAGACCGGATGGACGAAATGTTGCTGAATATCTTGATGAACTGATTAAAAGAATAGAAGAACATCCAAGATTGACTGTATACCTGAACTCCACAGTATCCGCCATCGATGGTTATATAGGTAACTATCTCACATCTATTGAGAAAAGCGATACAGGGGAGACCGAGGAGTACGAACACGGGATAATCATAATAACGACCGGTGCGGTTGAAATGACGCCGGATTCATATCTATACGGTGACGAAAATGTGCTTACACAACTGGAACTTGAAAGCGATCTCGAGGAAAACGAGAAGAAGTACAGCAAGCTGAAAAGCGTGGTGATGATTCAGTGTGTCGGATCAAGGGACGATGACCATCCGTACTGCTCCAGAGTATGCTGCACACAGGCCGTTAAGAACGCCATACGTCTCAAGGAACTCAATCAGAAAATGAATGTCTATATCCTCTACCGTGATATTCGAACCTACGGTTTCAACGAGGAGTACTACCAGCAGGCCAGAAATATGGGCGTAATATTCATCAGATACGAAGATGACAACAAACCGATTGTAAAATACGTCAAAGATGGTGAAAACAAAAAGATAGCAGTCAGTGTCCGCGATCATGTTCTTGATACGGAGATTGAGATCGCCCCTGACAGGATAATACTTGCAGCGGCCATGAAGCCTCAGGAAGACGCCGAAAAACTCTCACAGATGCTCAAGATACCGCTCAACGAAGACAGGTTCTTCATGGAAGCCCATGTAAAACTCAGACCTGTGGATTTCTCCGCTGAGGGAATATTCCTGGCAGGATTAGCTCATTCACCCAAGAACATGGACGAGACCGTCTCGCAGGCTAAAGCTGCCGCAGAACGGGCCTGCATCATCATAAGTTCTGACAAGTATCTGTCAGTTGCCAATATAGCCAGCGTGGACCCCGACGTCTGCATAGGATGCGGAATGTGCGTATCCGTATGTCCCTACAGCGCCCCGGGTCTTATCTGGAAGAACGGCAGACAGGTCTGCTCGATCAATACAGCTCTGTGCAAGGGTTGCGGAAGTTGTTCTACAGTCTGCCCCTCAGGCGCTATGGAGCAGCTGGGCTACAGCGAAGAACAGACCCTCGAAATGGTGAATTTCTCCCTGGTAAACCTTTAG